One window of the Misgurnus anguillicaudatus chromosome 8, ASM2758022v2, whole genome shotgun sequence genome contains the following:
- the LOC129450843 gene encoding PI-PLC X domain-containing protein 1: MGEMESFSDWMSSLNEKLTKIPLSQLAIPGSHDSMAYNLDVNSSVLEPKKLKALDTVLFRAILRPIVKKWGTAQVKTISEQLDAGVRYFDLRVAGKPESSDLFFYHGLYTTMTVKEGMTELETWLRKHSKEVVILAFSHFKEMADSQHNDLTSFLKEHFKTKLCPKTQVPSLKDCWENGYQVILSYENSCVHDDSVLWPQIEYWWADNSDPKEVILFLNSQKQKGRPEGLFVAGLNLTFDGNDMLLYLMKSLKEETTAAYPQLLDWVKEQHQGPDKEGINIIAGDFVGVNSFVQDVIQLNRAENGS, translated from the exons ATGGGTGAAATGGAGAGTTTTTCGGATTGGATGTCTTCCCTGAATGAGAAATTGACCAAAATCCCTTTGAGCCAGCTTGCTATTCCAG GTAGCCATGACTCCATGGCATACAACTTAGATGTGAACTCTTCAGTCCTGGAacccaaaaaattaaaagcctTGGACACAGTGTTATTTAGAGCTATATTAAGGCCCATTGTCAAAAAATGGGGCACTGCTCAG GTAAAGACCATCTCTGAGCAACTCGACGCTGGTGTCCGATACTTTGATCTGAGGGTTGCTGGGAAGCCAGAATCCAGTGATTTATTTTTCTACCATGGACTATACACAACAATGACAGTCAAG GAGGGAATGACAGAGTTGGAGACATGGTTAAGAAAGCATTCAAAGGAGGTGGTGATTCTTGCTTTCTCACATTTTAAAGAAATGGCAGACAGTCAACACAATGACCTGACCAGCTTCCTCAAAGAGCACTTTAAAACCAAACTCTGTCCCAAGACTCAAGTG CCCTCACTCAAGGACTGCTGGGAAAATGGTTACCAGGTTATCTTGTCTTATGAAAACAGTTGTGTCCATGATGATTCAGTCCTGTGGCCTCAAATCGAGTACTGGTGGGCTGATAATTCAGATCCCAAAGAAGTCATTTTATTCCTCAACAGCCAGAAACAAAAGGGAAGACCAG AGGGACTTTTCGTGGCTGGTCTTAATTTGACCTTTGATGGAAACGATATGCTGCTGTACCTCATGAAGTCTTTAAAGGAGGAGACCACAGCTGCTTACCCTCAGTTGCTTGACTGGGTAAAGGAACAACATCAAGGTCCTGACAAAGAAGGCATCAACATCATTGCTGGAGATTTTGTTGGAGTGAATAGCTTTGTTCAGGATGTCATACAGCTTAACAGAGCTGAAAATGGTTCATGA